One region of Niallia sp. Man26 genomic DNA includes:
- a CDS encoding class I SAM-dependent RNA methyltransferase, which translates to MKKYSLVATAAMGLEAIVAKEVRDLGYECTVDNGKVHFKGDEKAIARSNMWLRTADRVKIVVGEFKATTFDELFEKTKALNWHDYLPVNAQFPVAGKSVKSKLFSVSDCQAIVKKAIVQSLSTHYKKTGWLEENGPLFKLEVSILKDVATLTIDTSGHGLHRRGYRTGQGEAPIKETLAAALIQLTNWTPDRPFVDPFCGSGTIPIEAALIGQNIAPGFNREFLSEEWDWMSAKLWDEVRMEAEDLANYDQPLDITGTDIDHKMVKIAEENAFEAGLGDLVQFKQMQVRDFTTPKENGVIVGNPPYGERLGDKPSVQRMYREMGQAFEPLETWSIYMLTSDEEFEEQYGKKATKKRKLFNGFIKTDYYQYWGRRKRD; encoded by the coding sequence ATGAAAAAATATTCATTGGTTGCAACAGCTGCAATGGGGCTGGAGGCAATTGTAGCGAAAGAGGTTAGAGATCTTGGCTACGAGTGTACGGTAGATAACGGCAAAGTGCATTTCAAAGGTGATGAAAAAGCAATCGCAAGAAGCAATATGTGGCTGCGGACAGCAGACCGAGTTAAAATTGTTGTCGGCGAGTTTAAGGCAACTACCTTTGATGAATTGTTTGAAAAGACAAAGGCATTGAACTGGCATGACTATCTTCCTGTAAACGCTCAATTTCCAGTAGCAGGAAAATCAGTAAAATCAAAACTTTTCAGTGTTTCAGACTGTCAGGCAATCGTCAAAAAAGCGATTGTTCAATCTTTGAGTACACATTATAAAAAAACAGGCTGGCTTGAAGAAAATGGCCCACTGTTCAAACTAGAAGTCAGTATATTAAAAGATGTAGCTACATTAACAATAGATACATCTGGGCACGGACTACACCGCAGAGGCTACCGGACTGGACAAGGAGAAGCGCCGATTAAAGAAACACTTGCAGCAGCCTTGATACAGCTAACAAACTGGACACCAGACCGTCCATTTGTCGATCCATTCTGCGGATCTGGCACGATTCCGATAGAAGCAGCCTTAATCGGGCAGAATATCGCTCCTGGCTTTAACCGTGAGTTCTTATCCGAGGAATGGGATTGGATGAGCGCAAAGCTATGGGATGAAGTGAGAATGGAAGCAGAAGACTTGGCAAACTATGATCAGCCTCTTGACATAACAGGCACTGACATTGACCATAAAATGGTCAAAATCGCCGAGGAAAATGCTTTTGAGGCTGGACTTGGTGATTTAGTCCAATTCAAGCAAATGCAAGTAAGAGACTTTACAACACCTAAGGAAAATGGTGTAATTGTTGGCAACCCTCCGTATGGAGAGCGTTTAGGCGACAAGCCATCAGTGCAAAGGATGTACCGTGAAATGGGACAAGCATTCGAACCGCTTGAAACATGGTCCATTTACATGCTGACATCAGATGAAGAATTTGAAGAACAATACGGCAAAAAAGCAACGAAGAAGCGCAAGCTCTTCAACGGCTTCATCAAAACAGATTATTATCAGTACTGGGGCAGAAGAAAACGGGATTAA
- the gpsB gene encoding cell division regulator GpsB: MLSDKIKLTAKDILEKEFKTAMRGYKPEEVDQFLDLVIKDYETLHQEIEELQQENMRLKRQVDESSKRPQAPTTTAGTTNFDILKRLSNLEKHVFGSKLYD; encoded by the coding sequence ATGCTATCAGATAAGATTAAGTTAACGGCAAAAGATATTCTCGAGAAGGAATTTAAAACGGCAATGCGAGGATATAAACCAGAAGAAGTAGACCAATTTTTAGACTTGGTTATAAAGGATTATGAAACATTACATCAAGAAATTGAAGAGCTGCAGCAGGAGAATATGCGCTTAAAAAGACAGGTTGACGAAAGTTCCAAAAGACCGCAGGCGCCAACAACTACTGCGGGCACAACTAACTTTGATATTTTAAAAAGACTTTCCAATCTGGAAAAGCATGTATTTGGAAGCAAGCTATATGATTGA
- a CDS encoding DUF1273 domain-containing protein, producing MKVAAISGYKPFEIGLFKKNDPAVEYIKKAIRKELEQLLEEGLEWVLISGQLGTELWAAEVVYDLQLNGHPELKLGVVTPFLNQEQSWKEENKEWYEEILMQADYVDSVSKKEYESPNQFRMKNVFLLQKSDALLLFYDTEKTGNPKYLYELAVQYKERNDYDIRLISFYDLQAIVEEEEFNKDFF from the coding sequence ATGAAAGTAGCTGCTATTTCAGGATATAAGCCATTCGAAATTGGTCTGTTTAAAAAAAATGACCCTGCTGTAGAATACATAAAAAAAGCGATAAGAAAAGAACTGGAACAATTGCTTGAGGAGGGCCTTGAATGGGTGCTCATCAGCGGTCAGTTGGGAACAGAGCTTTGGGCGGCGGAGGTCGTCTATGATTTGCAGTTAAATGGTCATCCTGAACTAAAGCTTGGAGTAGTCACCCCATTTTTAAATCAGGAGCAAAGCTGGAAGGAAGAAAATAAAGAATGGTATGAAGAAATATTGATGCAGGCAGACTATGTCGACTCTGTATCAAAAAAAGAATACGAAAGTCCGAACCAGTTTCGGATGAAAAATGTATTTCTTTTGCAAAAAAGCGATGCATTACTACTGTTTTATGATACAGAAAAAACGGGAAACCCTAAATATTTATACGAACTTGCAGTACAATATAAGGAAAGAAATGATTACGACATTCGATTAATCAGTTTTTATGATCTGCAGGCAATTGTGGAGGAAGAAGAATTTAATAAAGACTTCTTCTAG
- a CDS encoding CotD family spore coat protein, whose protein sequence is MHCKPNVLPAVVHPTKCCVNNTFQNNIVPHIHPSHTTTVNHVNYEHQHYFPHTQSVQNVVTNTQANMGPAPVPFPVPQQPAQPGGVPFTATGLAYPGAAPGGPGGFPGGQGGFPGGPGGFPGGFPRR, encoded by the coding sequence ATGCATTGCAAACCTAATGTACTGCCTGCTGTTGTACACCCAACGAAATGCTGTGTAAATAACACGTTCCAAAACAATATTGTTCCTCATATTCACCCATCCCATACAACGACGGTAAATCACGTGAATTATGAGCATCAGCATTATTTCCCGCACACACAATCTGTTCAGAATGTGGTGACAAATACGCAAGCAAATATGGGGCCAGCGCCAGTTCCGTTTCCGGTGCCTCAACAACCTGCACAACCTGGTGGCGTACCATTTACAGCTACTGGATTAGCTTATCCTGGAGCAGCGCCAGGAGGACCAGGTGGATTCCCAGGTGGCCAAGGCGGTTTTCCAGGAGGACCAGGTGGTTTCCCAGGCGGTTTTCCTAGAAGATAA
- a CDS encoding ribonuclease H-like domain-containing protein yields the protein MSIKNKLQRLKPHLTSGTSSEKRLPETKSQAEIPFMDVWTNENVAPYWVDDNYCLIREVRYPLEYKHGNYAFRDFLGAVSEWNNTNNAHPLSAKGHQAEDLFFFDTETTGLGGGTGNTIFILGYARVQGDEIVLKQHILPNPGSEVPLFKSFLENVDYTTLVTYNGKAFDWPQVKTRHVFVREHVPKLPEFGHFDLYHAARRMWKHRLERAKLSIVEQDVLGVERQDDIPGFLAPMIYFDFVERKNPEGMLGILKHNEIDILSLITLYTHLSFQLLQKDESMSARETYEVGRWYASLGESTQAVESLKTIMDGNEEENLLAQFVLAKQYKKDKNDDAAQTLWENIIKAEGKIDEKVVYESYIEAAKLYEHKLKEYKKALEYTTRAHKLIEGTKIAENTRIMTDVYKRKNRLCKKMGILA from the coding sequence ATGTCTATAAAAAATAAATTGCAACGTTTAAAACCACATTTAACTAGCGGAACAAGCAGTGAAAAAAGGCTCCCTGAAACAAAAAGCCAAGCTGAAATACCGTTCATGGATGTATGGACTAATGAAAATGTTGCGCCGTATTGGGTCGATGATAATTACTGCCTTATTCGCGAGGTTCGATATCCGCTTGAGTATAAACATGGTAATTATGCCTTTCGTGATTTTTTAGGAGCTGTCAGTGAATGGAATAACACAAATAATGCTCATCCCTTATCTGCAAAAGGTCATCAGGCCGAAGACTTGTTCTTCTTTGATACAGAAACAACTGGTTTAGGGGGAGGTACTGGCAATACCATCTTTATTCTCGGTTATGCCAGAGTGCAAGGGGATGAAATTGTCCTTAAGCAGCATATTTTGCCAAATCCAGGTTCTGAAGTGCCGCTGTTTAAAAGCTTTCTGGAAAATGTTGATTATACAACACTAGTTACTTATAATGGCAAAGCCTTTGATTGGCCGCAGGTGAAGACAAGACATGTATTTGTAAGAGAGCATGTGCCGAAGCTTCCGGAATTTGGCCACTTTGATTTATATCATGCTGCTAGAAGAATGTGGAAGCACCGTTTGGAAAGAGCGAAGCTATCCATTGTGGAGCAGGATGTACTCGGTGTCGAAAGGCAAGATGATATCCCTGGATTTCTCGCGCCGATGATTTACTTTGATTTTGTGGAAAGAAAAAACCCAGAAGGGATGCTTGGAATTTTAAAGCATAATGAAATCGACATTCTTTCCCTTATTACCCTCTATACGCATTTAAGCTTTCAGTTATTGCAAAAGGATGAGTCTATGTCAGCAAGAGAAACATATGAGGTAGGCAGATGGTACGCTTCTCTTGGAGAAAGCACACAGGCAGTTGAAAGTCTGAAAACGATTATGGATGGCAATGAGGAAGAGAATCTGCTGGCTCAATTTGTGCTGGCAAAGCAATACAAAAAAGACAAAAATGATGATGCAGCACAAACCCTCTGGGAAAATATTATTAAAGCAGAAGGCAAAATAGATGAAAAAGTAGTTTATGAGTCTTATATAGAGGCTGCAAAGCTTTATGAACATAAATTAAAAGAATATAAAAAGGCATTAGAATATACAACCCGTGCCCATAAATTGATAGAAGGCACGAAAATTGCTGAAAATACACGAATTATGACAGATGTTTATAAGAGGAAAAACCGTTTGTGCAAGAAAATGGGTATATTAGCCTAA